The Pseudomonas kermanshahensis genome includes a window with the following:
- a CDS encoding LysR family transcriptional regulator, translating to MEIRHFRYFLCVAQHGHFTRAAEQLGIAPPTLSRQIQDMERELGVRLFERSQREVNLTAAGQALLIEAEQAVRQFDVAQLGAQRAGRGESGRIEMGYVASAAYSGMLQRQVTGFSESHPDVRLNIRELPMLELPGQVRDGLLDLAYVRSPMELPEELEAIALHQEGFVLALPANSRINELPQIPASRLANETFILPEQISGTLEVSAQGGFVPRLGPQPGSLVAVITLVSLGQGIAVVPESVVQRISLAQVNYRRIADCQASSWLSLIHRRFEKAPAVIRYIEMMR from the coding sequence ATGGAAATCCGCCATTTCCGCTACTTCCTCTGCGTCGCCCAGCACGGCCATTTCACCCGTGCCGCAGAACAGTTGGGCATCGCTCCGCCTACCCTCAGCCGGCAGATCCAGGACATGGAACGCGAGCTGGGCGTGCGCCTGTTCGAGCGCAGCCAACGCGAGGTGAACCTCACCGCTGCAGGCCAGGCATTGCTGATCGAAGCCGAGCAGGCCGTACGCCAGTTCGATGTCGCACAACTGGGCGCGCAGCGTGCAGGGCGCGGCGAAAGCGGGCGTATCGAGATGGGCTATGTGGCCTCTGCCGCGTATTCGGGCATGCTGCAGCGGCAGGTGACCGGCTTTAGCGAAAGCCACCCGGACGTACGCCTGAACATCCGCGAGCTGCCCATGTTGGAGTTGCCTGGACAGGTGCGCGATGGCCTGCTCGACCTCGCCTACGTGCGCTCGCCGATGGAGCTGCCTGAAGAACTGGAAGCCATCGCCCTGCACCAGGAAGGTTTCGTTCTCGCCCTGCCTGCCAACTCGCGGATCAATGAGTTGCCACAGATCCCTGCATCACGCCTGGCCAATGAGACCTTCATCCTCCCCGAGCAGATTTCCGGCACGCTCGAAGTCTCGGCACAAGGTGGTTTCGTGCCACGGCTCGGCCCGCAACCCGGGAGCCTGGTCGCGGTCATCACCTTGGTTTCGTTGGGCCAGGGCATCGCCGTGGTGCCGGAGTCGGTCGTGCAGCGCATCAGCCTGGCGCAGGTGAATTACCGGCGTATCGCCGATTGCCAGGCCAGCTCATGGCTGAGCCTGATTCATCGGCGTTTCGAAAAGGCACCTGCGGTGATCAGGTACATCGAGATGATGCGCTGA
- the gabP gene encoding GABA permease: MNTVGSDGNLAQGFKPRHVTMLSIAGIIGAGLFVGSGHAIAAAGPATIISYFVAGTLVVLVMRMLGEMAVAHPDTGSFSTYADQAIGRWAGYTIGWLYWWFWVLVIPIEALAAGHVLNAWFPQVDSWIFALASVLLLAGTNLFSVAKYGEFEFWFAILKVTAILGFIGLGFAALMGWLPNREVSGLSTLVAEHGGFAPKGWSAVIGAFITVMFSFIGTEAVTIAASESSDPSRNIAKATRSVIWRISTFYILSIFVIISVVPWNDPQLAVVGSYQRALEIMNIPNAAFMVDLVVLVAVTSCMNSSIYIASRMMYSLAKRGDAPAFLNKTSKVGVPRSAVFGSTLIGAAIAILNYFAPKGVFEFLLASSGAIALLVYMVIAISQLRMRRRLERENAELKFRMWLFPWLTWAVIIFIAAALAVMMYTPEHRVEVSSTLGLAIVISFLGIVTSRGHTQAVAARSVRGSA; encoded by the coding sequence ATGAACACCGTGGGATCTGATGGCAACCTTGCACAAGGTTTCAAGCCACGTCATGTAACGATGCTGTCCATCGCGGGCATTATCGGTGCAGGACTATTCGTAGGCTCCGGGCACGCGATTGCCGCGGCCGGGCCAGCCACCATAATTTCTTACTTCGTGGCCGGCACCCTGGTGGTACTGGTCATGCGCATGCTCGGCGAAATGGCCGTCGCGCATCCTGATACCGGGTCCTTCTCCACCTACGCCGACCAGGCCATTGGCCGCTGGGCTGGCTACACCATTGGCTGGTTGTACTGGTGGTTCTGGGTGTTGGTCATCCCCATCGAGGCACTGGCGGCGGGGCATGTACTGAACGCTTGGTTCCCGCAAGTGGACAGCTGGATCTTCGCACTGGCCTCGGTGCTGCTGTTGGCAGGTACCAACCTGTTCAGCGTGGCCAAGTACGGCGAGTTCGAGTTCTGGTTCGCGATTCTCAAGGTCACCGCCATCCTCGGCTTCATCGGCCTGGGCTTCGCGGCCTTGATGGGCTGGCTGCCAAACCGTGAAGTCAGCGGTTTGAGCACGTTGGTCGCCGAGCACGGCGGTTTCGCGCCCAAGGGCTGGTCTGCCGTCATCGGTGCCTTCATCACCGTGATGTTCAGCTTCATCGGTACCGAGGCCGTGACCATCGCCGCCTCCGAGTCCAGCGACCCGTCACGCAACATCGCCAAGGCCACGCGTTCGGTAATCTGGCGGATCAGCACCTTCTACATCCTGTCGATCTTCGTGATCATCTCAGTAGTGCCGTGGAACGATCCACAATTGGCGGTGGTCGGCTCCTACCAGCGTGCGCTGGAGATCATGAACATCCCCAACGCAGCCTTCATGGTCGACCTGGTGGTGCTGGTGGCCGTGACCAGCTGCATGAACTCGTCGATCTACATTGCCTCGCGGATGATGTATTCGCTGGCCAAGCGCGGTGACGCACCGGCCTTCCTCAACAAGACCTCCAAGGTCGGCGTGCCGCGCTCGGCGGTATTTGGCAGCACCCTGATTGGCGCGGCCATCGCCATCCTCAACTACTTCGCGCCCAAAGGCGTGTTCGAGTTCCTGCTGGCCAGCTCTGGCGCCATCGCCTTGCTGGTGTACATGGTCATCGCCATCTCCCAGCTGCGCATGCGCCGCCGTCTGGAGCGCGAGAACGCCGAACTGAAGTTCCGTATGTGGCTGTTCCCATGGCTGACCTGGGCGGTGATCATCTTCATCGCCGCGGCGCTGGCGGTGATGATGTATACGCCTGAGCACCGGGTGGAAGTGAGCTCGACACTGGGCCTGGCGATCGTGATTTCCTTCCTGGGGATAGTCACATCGCGTGGGCATACGCAGGCAGTGGCGGCGCGGTCGGTGAGGGGATCGGCTTAA
- the gudD gene encoding glucarate dehydratase, translated as MNMQTTPAVHTATPVVTDLRVIPVAGHDSMLLNLSGAHGPYFTRNVVVLRDSAGNTGLGEVPGGEKIRQTLEDARSLVVGQPIGHYQRVLNAMRQAFANRDAGGRGLQTFDLRITVHAVTAIESALLDLLGQHLNVPMAALLGEGQQREAVKMLGYLFYIGDRQQTDLAYRSEAEADDDWFRVRHEKALTPDAVVRLAEAAWQRYGFSDFKLKGGVLRGEEEMEAVTALAERFPDARITLDPNGAWSLKEAIALCRDKHDVLAYAEDPCGAENGYSGREVMAEFRRATGLPTATNMIATDWRQMGHAIQLQSVDIPLADPHFWTLQGSVRVAQMCNDWGLTWGSHSNNHFDISLAMFTQVAAAAPGEITAIDTHWIWQDGQRLTREPLRIVDGHVHVPARPGLGVEIDEDQLAKAHECYRNMGLGARDDSVAMQFLIPGWQFDNKRPCLVR; from the coding sequence ATGAACATGCAGACGACTCCCGCCGTTCACACCGCCACCCCCGTGGTCACCGATTTGCGCGTGATCCCGGTGGCTGGCCACGACAGCATGCTGCTCAACCTCAGTGGCGCCCATGGCCCGTACTTCACCCGCAACGTGGTAGTGCTGCGCGACAGCGCTGGCAACACCGGCCTGGGCGAGGTGCCGGGTGGCGAGAAGATTCGCCAGACCCTGGAAGATGCCCGCAGCCTGGTCGTAGGCCAGCCCATCGGCCATTACCAGCGCGTGCTCAACGCCATGCGCCAGGCCTTCGCCAACCGCGATGCCGGCGGCCGCGGGCTGCAGACTTTCGACCTGCGCATCACCGTGCACGCAGTGACAGCCATCGAATCTGCATTGCTCGACCTGCTTGGCCAGCACCTGAATGTGCCCATGGCCGCACTGCTCGGCGAAGGGCAGCAGCGCGAGGCGGTGAAGATGCTCGGTTACCTGTTCTACATCGGCGACCGCCAGCAGACCGACTTGGCCTACCGCAGCGAGGCGGAGGCGGACGATGACTGGTTCCGCGTGCGCCACGAGAAGGCCCTGACCCCGGACGCGGTCGTGCGCCTGGCCGAAGCCGCCTGGCAGCGCTATGGCTTCAGTGACTTCAAGCTCAAGGGTGGCGTATTGCGCGGTGAGGAAGAGATGGAGGCAGTGACCGCCCTGGCCGAACGCTTCCCCGATGCGCGCATCACCCTCGACCCGAACGGCGCCTGGTCGCTTAAAGAGGCCATCGCCTTGTGCCGTGACAAGCACGACGTGCTGGCCTATGCCGAAGACCCCTGCGGTGCCGAAAACGGCTACTCGGGCCGCGAGGTGATGGCCGAGTTCCGTCGTGCCACGGGGCTGCCCACCGCCACCAACATGATCGCCACCGACTGGCGCCAGATGGGCCATGCGATCCAACTGCAATCGGTGGACATCCCGCTGGCCGACCCGCACTTCTGGACCTTGCAGGGCTCGGTGCGGGTGGCGCAGATGTGCAACGACTGGGGGCTGACCTGGGGCTCGCACTCGAACAACCACTTCGACATCTCCCTGGCCATGTTCACCCAGGTGGCTGCCGCCGCGCCGGGTGAAATCACCGCCATCGACACCCACTGGATCTGGCAGGACGGCCAGCGCCTGACGCGTGAGCCGCTGCGTATCGTCGACGGCCATGTGCACGTGCCGGCGCGGCCTGGGTTGGGTGTGGAGATCGATGAAGACCAACTGGCCAAGGCGCACGAGTGCTACCGCAACATGGGCCTCGGGGCGCGGGATGACAGCGTGGCGATGCAGTTTCTGATACCGGGCTGGCAGTTCGACAACAAGCGCCCTTGCCTGGTGCGCTGA
- a CDS encoding MFS transporter, producing MNDTLAPSAGKDGDALASAVAKVKRHVLPLFVIMFIVNYLDRVNIGFVRPHLESDLGISAAAYGFGAGLFFIGYALFEVPSNMLLQRVGARLWLTRIMFTWGLVATAMAFVQTETQFYVLRFLLGVAEAGFFPGVIYYFTRWLPGAERGKAIAIFLSGSALASLISGPLAGALMQIQGLGLHGWQWMLFIEGMASVTLCFFVFFWLDSKPQDAKWLSQAEQDALVHTIDREQREREAVGSVKTSAWSLLKDRQIVLFCLIYFCIQLTIYAATFWLPSIIKRMGDLSDLQVGFFNSIPWLISILAMYAFASGSARWKFQQAWVAAALVVAAIGMFMSTTGGPVFAFVAICFAAIGFKSASSLFWPIPQGYLDARIAAAVIALINSVGNLGGFVAPTTFGLLEQQTGSIQGGLYGLAVTSVLAAIAVFFVRTRPKGAPSDELKAPSALGQTH from the coding sequence GTGAACGACACCCTCGCTCCGTCTGCCGGGAAGGATGGCGACGCTTTGGCCAGTGCCGTGGCCAAGGTCAAGCGCCACGTCCTGCCGCTGTTCGTCATCATGTTCATCGTCAACTACCTCGACCGCGTCAACATCGGCTTCGTCCGCCCACACCTGGAAAGCGACCTGGGCATCAGCGCTGCTGCCTATGGGTTTGGCGCCGGGCTGTTTTTCATTGGCTACGCATTGTTCGAAGTGCCCTCGAACATGCTCCTGCAGCGTGTCGGCGCTCGGCTGTGGCTGACCCGCATCATGTTCACCTGGGGGCTGGTGGCCACGGCCATGGCCTTTGTCCAGACCGAAACCCAGTTCTATGTGCTGCGGTTTTTGTTGGGCGTCGCCGAGGCCGGGTTCTTCCCTGGGGTGATCTACTACTTCACCCGTTGGCTGCCCGGCGCCGAGCGCGGCAAGGCGATTGCGATTTTTCTCAGCGGTTCGGCACTGGCGTCGCTGATCTCCGGCCCGCTGGCCGGGGCCTTGATGCAAATCCAGGGCCTTGGCCTGCATGGCTGGCAGTGGATGCTGTTCATCGAAGGCATGGCCTCGGTAACGCTGTGCTTCTTCGTGTTCTTCTGGCTCGACTCCAAGCCGCAGGATGCCAAGTGGCTGAGCCAGGCCGAGCAGGATGCGCTGGTGCACACCATCGACCGCGAGCAGCGTGAGCGGGAGGCCGTCGGTAGCGTCAAGACCTCGGCCTGGAGCCTGCTCAAAGACCGCCAGATCGTGCTGTTCTGCCTGATCTACTTCTGCATCCAGCTGACTATCTATGCCGCGACCTTCTGGCTGCCGAGCATCATCAAGCGCATGGGCGACCTCAGCGACCTGCAGGTTGGCTTCTTCAACTCGATCCCCTGGCTGATCTCGATCCTGGCGATGTACGCCTTCGCATCCGGCTCGGCACGCTGGAAGTTCCAGCAGGCCTGGGTAGCCGCCGCGCTGGTGGTCGCCGCCATCGGCATGTTCATGTCCACCACCGGTGGGCCGGTGTTCGCCTTTGTCGCCATCTGTTTTGCCGCCATCGGTTTCAAGTCGGCCTCGTCGCTGTTCTGGCCGATACCTCAGGGCTACCTGGACGCCCGCATCGCGGCGGCAGTGATTGCCCTGATCAACTCGGTCGGCAACCTCGGCGGTTTCGTGGCCCCCACCACCTTCGGCCTGCTCGAGCAGCAGACCGGCTCGATCCAAGGCGGCTTGTATGGCCTGGCGGTGACGTCGGTGCTGGCAGCCATCGCCGTGTTCTTCGTACGCACTCGCCCAAAGGGCGCTCCTTCCGATGAGCTCAAGGCGCCTTCGGCCCTGGGCCAGACCCACTGA
- a CDS encoding FadR/GntR family transcriptional regulator: MDSAHPRVRGHSRAHDLVSSLTQQILLGTFKPGDKLPSENTLVREHGVSRTVVREALSKLQASGLVEPRHGIGTFVIERQPQAGLRVGAENAASVRDLLELRIGLEGQAAALAAVRRDDGHVARMRQALDDYQDLAAAGDSCIEADRRFHLLIAEATGNLYFSEMMAQLGSGLIPRNRMALAERAGAKLARHAYLANLEHEAILNAIRRQDSDAARAAMCLHLSNSRDRLLPD, encoded by the coding sequence ATGGACTCAGCACACCCCCGTGTGCGCGGCCACAGCCGCGCACACGACCTGGTCTCCAGCCTGACGCAGCAGATTTTGCTGGGCACCTTCAAGCCAGGCGACAAATTGCCCTCGGAAAACACCCTGGTGCGTGAACATGGGGTCAGCCGCACCGTGGTGCGCGAAGCCTTGTCGAAGCTGCAGGCCTCAGGGCTGGTGGAGCCCCGCCACGGGATCGGTACCTTCGTGATAGAGCGCCAGCCCCAGGCGGGGCTGCGCGTTGGCGCGGAAAACGCCGCCAGCGTGCGCGACCTGCTGGAATTGCGCATCGGCCTGGAAGGCCAAGCCGCCGCCCTCGCCGCAGTGCGCCGCGACGACGGGCACGTGGCACGCATGCGCCAGGCGCTGGACGACTATCAAGACTTGGCGGCCGCTGGCGACAGTTGCATCGAGGCCGACCGGCGCTTTCACCTGCTGATCGCCGAGGCCACCGGCAACCTGTATTTCAGCGAAATGATGGCCCAGCTCGGCAGCGGTTTGATCCCCCGCAACCGCATGGCCCTGGCCGAACGCGCCGGCGCCAAGCTGGCCAGGCATGCGTACCTGGCCAACCTGGAGCATGAGGCGATACTCAATGCCATCCGCCGCCAGGACTCGGATGCGGCACGGGCGGCGATGTGCCTGCACCTGTCCAATAGCCGCGACAGATTACTGCCCGACTAG
- a CDS encoding zinc-dependent alcohol dehydrogenase family protein has protein sequence MSSKAIYVQPGGGYDNVQVGTCEAPAPQAGEITVRLHASSLNYHDFAVVSGMWGPSERRIPMADGAGEVTAVGPGVSEFQVGDNVVSTFFPDWLDGQANVEGFARVPGDGLDGYAREQVTARATAFTLAPKGYSHAEAATLTTAGLTAWRALMSDDHLKPGDTVLVQGTGGVSIFALQFAKLAGATVIATSSSDAKLERLKALGADHLINYKSTPAWGEKVRELTHNRGVDHVIEVGGPATLEQSMIATRIGGHVSLIGILTGVAGQLPLVQALVRQIRLQGVLVGSRAQQQAMVRAIDANGLRPVVDKHFELEQIVDAFRYQESNRHFGKICLTW, from the coding sequence ATGAGCAGCAAGGCCATCTACGTCCAACCTGGCGGCGGCTACGACAACGTCCAGGTCGGCACCTGCGAGGCGCCTGCGCCACAGGCCGGCGAAATCACTGTGCGTCTGCACGCCAGTTCCCTCAACTACCACGACTTCGCCGTGGTCAGCGGCATGTGGGGGCCGAGCGAGCGGCGTATCCCCATGGCCGACGGTGCCGGCGAGGTCACGGCAGTGGGGCCGGGTGTCAGCGAGTTCCAGGTCGGCGACAACGTTGTCAGTACCTTCTTCCCAGACTGGCTCGACGGCCAGGCCAATGTCGAAGGGTTTGCCCGGGTGCCCGGCGATGGCCTCGACGGCTACGCCCGTGAACAGGTCACTGCCCGCGCCACCGCCTTCACCCTGGCGCCCAAGGGCTACAGCCACGCCGAGGCGGCCACGCTGACCACTGCAGGGCTGACGGCCTGGCGCGCATTGATGAGCGATGACCACCTCAAGCCCGGCGATACCGTGCTGGTGCAGGGCACGGGCGGGGTGTCGATCTTCGCCTTGCAGTTCGCCAAGCTGGCGGGTGCCACGGTGATCGCGACCTCGTCCAGCGATGCCAAACTCGAGCGCCTCAAGGCCCTCGGCGCCGACCACCTGATCAACTACAAAAGCACCCCGGCCTGGGGTGAGAAGGTGCGTGAGCTGACCCACAACCGCGGGGTCGACCATGTGATCGAAGTGGGCGGGCCGGCGACCCTGGAGCAGTCGATGATTGCCACGCGCATCGGCGGGCATGTGTCGTTGATCGGCATTCTCACCGGGGTAGCGGGGCAGTTGCCGTTGGTTCAGGCACTGGTGCGGCAAATCCGCCTGCAGGGCGTGCTGGTCGGCAGCCGTGCACAGCAGCAGGCGATGGTGCGGGCGATCGATGCCAATGGCCTGCGGCCGGTGGTGGACAAGCACTTCGAACTGGAGCAGATCGTCGATGCGTTCCGCTACCAGGAGAGCAATCGGCATTTCGGCAAGATCTGCCTGACCTGGTAA
- a CDS encoding HAD family hydrolase, whose translation MSLGEVRNWVFDMDGTLTVAVHDFAAIREALEIPPEDDILTHLAALPAAQAAAKHAWLLEHERDLALASTAATGAVELVRELAGRGCRLAILTRNARELAHVTLEAIGLADCFPVEHVLGRDEAEPKPSPDGLLKIAEAWGVAPSELVMVGDYRFDLDCGRAAGARTVLVNLPDNPWPHLVDWHAADCRALRAMLG comes from the coding sequence ATGAGCCTGGGCGAGGTACGTAACTGGGTGTTCGACATGGACGGCACCCTGACCGTGGCGGTGCATGACTTTGCGGCGATTCGCGAAGCGCTGGAGATACCGCCTGAAGACGACATACTGACCCACCTGGCGGCCTTGCCGGCGGCGCAAGCGGCGGCCAAGCACGCCTGGCTGCTGGAGCATGAACGCGACCTGGCGCTGGCTTCGACGGCCGCGACGGGGGCGGTGGAGCTGGTGCGCGAACTGGCCGGGCGTGGCTGCCGGCTGGCGATCCTGACCCGCAATGCCCGGGAGTTGGCTCATGTCACCCTGGAGGCCATCGGTCTGGCCGACTGCTTCCCGGTGGAGCATGTGCTTGGCCGTGATGAGGCCGAACCCAAGCCTAGCCCGGATGGCCTGCTGAAGATTGCAGAGGCGTGGGGTGTGGCGCCGAGCGAACTGGTGATGGTGGGTGACTATCGCTTTGACCTGGATTGTGGGCGTGCGGCCGGGGCGCGTACCGTATTGGTCAACTTGCCGGATAACCCATGGCCGCATCTGGTGGATTGGCATGCGGCGGATTGCCGAGCGTTGCGCGCGATGCTTGGCTGA
- the tesB gene encoding acyl-CoA thioesterase II, with product MSHVLDDLVDLLSLESIEENLFRGRSQDLGFRQLYGGQVLGQSLSAASQTVEDARHVHSLHGYFLRPGDASLPVVYSVDRVRDGGSFSTRRVTAIQKGHTIFTCSASFQYDEEGFEHQAQMPDVVGPENLPSEVELASAMAEHLPERIRDKVLCAKPIEIRPVTERDPFNPKPGDPVKYAWFRADGNLPDVPALHKYLLAYASDFGLLTTALLPHGKSVWQRDMQIASLDHSLWFHGNLRADEWLLYATDSPWAGNARGFCRGSIFNQAGQLVASSSQEGLIRHRKDWA from the coding sequence ATGAGTCATGTGTTGGACGACCTGGTCGACCTGTTGAGCCTCGAGTCCATCGAGGAGAACCTGTTCCGTGGACGCAGCCAGGACCTGGGCTTCCGCCAGTTGTACGGTGGGCAAGTGCTGGGCCAGTCATTGTCGGCGGCGAGCCAGACGGTCGAAGATGCGCGCCATGTGCATTCGCTGCACGGTTACTTTCTGCGCCCTGGCGACGCCAGTTTGCCGGTGGTCTATTCGGTGGACCGCGTGCGTGACGGCGGCAGCTTCAGCACCCGGCGGGTGACGGCAATCCAGAAGGGCCACACCATCTTCACTTGCAGCGCGTCGTTCCAGTACGACGAAGAGGGCTTCGAGCACCAGGCGCAGATGCCCGATGTGGTCGGCCCGGAAAACCTGCCCAGCGAAGTCGAACTGGCCAGTGCCATGGCTGAGCACCTGCCAGAGCGCATCCGCGACAAAGTGCTGTGCGCCAAACCGATCGAGATCCGCCCGGTGACCGAGCGTGACCCGTTCAACCCCAAGCCCGGCGACCCGGTGAAGTACGCTTGGTTCCGTGCCGACGGCAACCTGCCGGACGTGCCTGCGCTGCACAAGTACTTGCTGGCTTACGCCTCGGACTTCGGCCTGCTGACCACCGCCTTGCTGCCCCATGGCAAATCGGTGTGGCAGCGCGACATGCAGATCGCCAGCCTCGATCATTCGCTGTGGTTCCATGGCAACCTGCGCGCCGACGAGTGGTTGCTGTACGCCACCGACAGCCCGTGGGCCGGCAATGCCCGCGGCTTCTGCCGTGGCAGCATCTTCAACCAGGCCGGGCAACTGGTGGCGTCGTCGAGCCAGGAAGGCCTGATTCGCCATCGCAAGGACTGGGCATGA
- a CDS encoding GNAT family N-acetyltransferase: MTPILHLESARLVLRQWHDDDLREFAALCADPHVMQYFPAPLTRLEAAALIGRIRGHFNEHGFGLWALERKDSGAFIGMTGLLNVSFDADFAPAVEIGWRLARRHWGLGFASEAAWTCLRCAFAQLRLDEVVSFTSESNLPSQKVMQAIGMQQDPSGSFEHPRLPAGHPLRPHVLYRIDRARWEQTLRG; encoded by the coding sequence ATGACCCCGATTCTTCACCTGGAAAGCGCACGGCTGGTGCTGCGGCAATGGCACGACGACGACCTGCGCGAGTTCGCCGCGCTGTGCGCCGACCCGCACGTGATGCAGTATTTTCCGGCACCCCTGACGCGCTTGGAGGCGGCTGCGCTGATTGGTCGAATCCGTGGCCATTTCAATGAGCATGGGTTTGGCCTGTGGGCGCTGGAGCGCAAAGACAGCGGCGCCTTCATCGGCATGACCGGGCTGCTGAACGTCAGCTTCGATGCCGATTTTGCGCCCGCGGTAGAAATCGGCTGGCGCCTGGCGCGTCGCCACTGGGGCTTGGGGTTTGCCAGTGAAGCGGCCTGGACCTGCCTGCGTTGTGCCTTCGCCCAATTGCGCCTGGACGAGGTGGTGTCGTTCACTAGTGAGAGCAACTTGCCCTCGCAGAAAGTGATGCAGGCCATCGGCATGCAGCAGGACCCGAGCGGCAGTTTCGAACACCCGCGCCTGCCTGCCGGCCACCCATTGCGCCCGCATGTGCTGTATCGCATCGACCGCGCACGCTGGGAGCAGACCCTGCGCGGCTGA
- a CDS encoding histidine phosphatase family protein yields MLSSNTLGHPAIHARRKRRLSRKALGAALGLCMVVAALTTWLATRTHIVDLGNEQQLSDSGLLQDWAEGAVIVMIRHAERCDSAPGPCLDDPTGITVAGTQAATRVGQGLHTLGLSNADVLSSPKVRTRQTAHFILGQAVPSAAWLESCDNPFADEALARKRPGHNLVLVTHNGCIDHFQRQQRVVGGERESGYASALFVSVDGNGKARILGRLNEPDWQRVLASIGK; encoded by the coding sequence ATGCTATCGAGCAATACCCTGGGCCACCCTGCCATCCACGCCCGGCGCAAGCGACGTTTATCACGCAAGGCCCTCGGTGCCGCTTTGGGCCTGTGCATGGTCGTGGCGGCGTTGACCACCTGGCTGGCAACGAGGACGCACATCGTGGACCTTGGCAACGAGCAACAGTTGAGTGACAGCGGCCTGCTGCAGGATTGGGCCGAAGGCGCAGTGATCGTGATGATCCGCCATGCCGAACGCTGCGACAGCGCACCCGGGCCCTGCCTGGACGACCCCACCGGCATCACCGTGGCCGGCACCCAGGCGGCCACCCGCGTCGGCCAGGGTTTGCACACGCTGGGCTTAAGCAATGCCGATGTGCTGAGCAGCCCTAAAGTGCGGACTCGCCAGACCGCGCACTTCATTCTGGGCCAGGCCGTGCCGAGCGCTGCCTGGCTGGAGAGCTGCGACAACCCGTTCGCCGATGAAGCCCTGGCGCGCAAACGCCCGGGTCACAACCTGGTGTTGGTGACCCACAATGGTTGCATCGATCACTTCCAGCGCCAGCAGCGTGTAGTCGGTGGGGAACGGGAAAGCGGCTATGCCAGTGCGCTGTTCGTGTCGGTCGACGGCAACGGCAAGGCGCGGATTCTCGGGCGCTTGAACGAGCCGGATTGGCAGCGGGTACTGGCCAGCATCGGCAAATGA
- a CDS encoding histone deacetylase — MPLPLIYHDDYSPEFPAEHRFPMDKFRLLRDHLVDSGLTRDQDLLRPQICPNDILALAHDRSYIERYMSGDLSREDQRRLGLPWSEALARRTVRAVGGSLLSAELALQHGIACHLAGGTHHAHYDHPAGFCIFNDLAVISRYLLEAGRVHRVLIFDCDVHQGDGTARILHDTPDAITVSLHCEQNFPARKAQSDWDIPLPRGMGDAAYLKVVEDALNYLLPLYQPDLVLYDAGVDVHKDDALGYLQLTDEGLAARDELVMRQCLGRDIPVVGVIGGGYSKDRVALARRHGILHHSAARVMGCSQ; from the coding sequence ATGCCGTTGCCGCTGATCTACCACGATGACTACAGCCCGGAATTCCCCGCCGAGCACCGCTTCCCGATGGACAAGTTTCGCTTGCTGCGCGACCACCTGGTCGACAGCGGCCTGACCCGTGACCAGGACCTGTTGCGCCCGCAAATCTGCCCCAACGACATCCTTGCCCTGGCCCACGACCGAAGCTACATCGAACGCTACATGAGCGGCGACCTGTCCCGCGAGGACCAGCGTCGCCTCGGCCTGCCCTGGAGCGAGGCGCTGGCCCGGCGCACCGTGCGCGCCGTGGGCGGTTCGCTGCTGAGCGCCGAGCTGGCCTTGCAGCACGGCATCGCCTGCCACTTGGCCGGCGGCACCCACCACGCCCATTACGACCACCCTGCAGGCTTTTGCATCTTCAACGACCTGGCCGTGATCAGCCGCTACCTGCTGGAAGCTGGGCGGGTGCACCGGGTGCTGATTTTCGACTGCGACGTGCACCAGGGCGACGGCACCGCGCGAATTCTGCACGACACCCCCGATGCAATTACCGTGTCTCTGCACTGTGAACAGAACTTCCCGGCCCGCAAGGCCCAGAGCGACTGGGACATCCCCCTGCCCCGTGGCATGGGCGACGCGGCCTACCTCAAGGTGGTGGAAGACGCCCTCAACTACCTGTTGCCGCTCTACCAGCCAGACCTGGTGCTGTACGACGCCGGCGTCGATGTGCACAAGGACGATGCCCTGGGCTACCTGCAGTTGACCGATGAGGGCCTGGCGGCACGCGACGAGTTGGTGATGCGCCAGTGCCTGGGCCGCGACATCCCGGTGGTGGGCGTGATCGGTGGCGGCTACAGCAAGGACCGCGTGGCCCTGGCACGGCGCCACGGCATCCTGCACCACAGTGCGGCGCGGGTCATGGGTTGTTCACAATGA